From the genome of Pelobacter propionicus DSM 2379, one region includes:
- the rsmI gene encoding 16S rRNA (cytidine(1402)-2'-O)-methyltransferase, producing MTMPPSLYIVATPVGNLEDMTYRAVRILGEVDLIAAEDTRHSLKLLNHFNISKPLTSYFDHNQQFKGERILNALRQGKSVALISDAGTPCVSDPGYCLVRDALAQGIRVIPIPGPCAAITALSASGLPSDSFTFAGFPPARQARRRTFLASLDSLPGTLMLYEAPHRLEECLRDMLAMLGERQIVVARELTKIYEEFIRGSISQVLDAVSQGKVRGEVVILVAPGEAVQEQAEPLEDILRRLLDQEGLSVKDAARRATEMTGVSRNQAYAEALRLKAAAGDS from the coding sequence ATGACCATGCCCCCGAGCCTCTATATCGTCGCCACACCGGTGGGAAACCTGGAAGACATGACCTACCGGGCCGTGCGCATCCTGGGCGAGGTCGACCTGATCGCGGCCGAGGACACCCGCCACTCCCTGAAGCTGCTCAACCACTTCAACATATCCAAACCGTTGACCTCCTACTTCGACCACAACCAGCAGTTCAAGGGGGAGCGCATCCTGAACGCCCTGCGCCAGGGAAAATCGGTGGCGCTGATCTCCGACGCCGGCACCCCCTGCGTCTCCGACCCGGGCTATTGCCTGGTGCGGGACGCGCTGGCCCAAGGAATCAGGGTTATCCCGATCCCCGGCCCCTGTGCCGCCATCACCGCCCTCTCCGCCTCGGGCCTGCCCAGCGACAGCTTTACCTTTGCCGGCTTCCCCCCGGCCCGCCAGGCCAGGCGGCGCACCTTTCTGGCCAGCCTGGACTCCCTGCCCGGCACGCTGATGCTCTACGAAGCGCCGCACCGGCTGGAGGAGTGCCTGCGGGACATGCTGGCAATGCTGGGTGAGCGCCAGATCGTGGTAGCGCGGGAACTGACCAAGATCTACGAGGAGTTCATCCGGGGAAGCATCTCCCAGGTCCTGGATGCCGTGTCACAGGGAAAGGTGCGGGGCGAGGTGGTTATCCTGGTCGCGCCGGGAGAGGCGGTTCAGGAGCAGGCCGAGCCGCTGGAAGACATTCTGCGGCGCCTGCTGGATCAGGAGGGGCTGTCGGTGAAGGATGCCGCCCGGCGGGCAACAGAGATGACGGGTGTTTCCCGCAACCAGGCCTATGCCGAAGCGCTCAGGCTGAAGGCTGCTGCAGGGGATTCATGA
- a CDS encoding thiamine pyrophosphate-dependent dehydrogenase E1 component subunit alpha, which produces MTSQLKKEDLLRAYRTMREIREFEDRLHIEFATGKIPGFVHLYSGEEAVATGVCMHLTDEDRISSTHRGHGHCIAKGVDIHGMMAEIYGKKTGTCGGKGGSMHIADLEKGMMGANGIVGAGPPLICGAALAAKFKGNGGVGVAFFGDGASNQGTILESMNLASVWKLPVIFLNENNGYAESTGVSYNVPTPNIADRAAGFGMPGVTVDGNDFFAVYEAAGEAIRRARAGEGPTLLECKTQRYFGHFEGDAMTYRPNGESQNLRKTKDCLKIFAEKAIAAGLVTAAELEAIDKEVLALIEDSVVKALAAPKPTAADLLTGVYVSY; this is translated from the coding sequence ATGACGTCCCAGTTGAAGAAGGAAGATCTGCTCAGGGCATACCGGACCATGAGGGAGATCCGCGAGTTTGAAGACCGCCTGCACATCGAGTTTGCCACGGGCAAGATTCCGGGGTTTGTGCACCTGTACTCGGGCGAGGAGGCTGTTGCCACGGGCGTGTGCATGCACCTGACCGATGAGGACCGCATTTCCAGCACCCATCGCGGCCATGGCCACTGCATTGCCAAGGGTGTGGACATCCACGGCATGATGGCCGAGATCTACGGCAAGAAGACCGGCACCTGCGGCGGCAAGGGTGGTTCCATGCACATCGCCGACCTGGAGAAGGGGATGATGGGCGCCAACGGCATCGTGGGCGCCGGGCCTCCGCTGATCTGCGGCGCGGCCCTGGCAGCCAAGTTCAAGGGTAATGGCGGGGTGGGTGTTGCTTTTTTCGGTGACGGCGCCTCCAATCAGGGGACCATCCTGGAGAGTATGAACCTGGCCTCGGTATGGAAGCTGCCGGTGATCTTCCTGAACGAGAACAACGGCTACGCCGAGTCAACCGGCGTCTCCTACAACGTTCCGACCCCCAACATAGCCGACCGCGCCGCCGGTTTCGGCATGCCGGGCGTCACCGTGGACGGCAACGACTTCTTCGCCGTGTACGAGGCTGCCGGCGAGGCGATCCGCCGGGCCCGGGCGGGCGAGGGGCCGACGCTTCTGGAGTGCAAGACCCAGCGTTACTTCGGCCACTTCGAAGGTGACGCCATGACCTACCGTCCCAACGGAGAGAGCCAGAACCTGCGCAAGACGAAAGACTGCCTGAAGATCTTTGCCGAGAAGGCCATTGCCGCCGGCCTGGTTACTGCCGCGGAACTGGAAGCCATTGACAAGGAAGTTCTGGCCCTGATCGAAGACTCCGTGGTCAAGGCTCTGGCTGCGCCCAAACCAACGGCGGCGGATCTTCTGACCGGCGTCTACGTATCGTACTAG
- a CDS encoding alpha-ketoacid dehydrogenase subunit beta: protein MSRKLNYKDAINEALSQEMARDEKVIVIGLDVAGGRGTQGVMDAWGGVLGVTKGLYAKYGDRVMDTPISESAYIGSAVGAAACGMRPVVEMMFADFLGVCFDQLMNQAAKFRYMFGGTAETPVVCRMMYGGGFRGAAQHSQCLYSIFAHIPGLKVVLPSTPAEAKGLLIQSIRDNDPVIFMEHKALYAMKGEVPEESYTIPFGQANIVREGKDVTIVALGRMVHMATQAAASLAKAGIECEVIDPRTISPLDTATIIKSVEKTGRLVVVDESHPRASMAGDISSVVAQEAFGSLKGAIKLVTAPHTPVPFSDVLEDLYLPNAAKIEAAVKAII, encoded by the coding sequence ATGTCGAGAAAACTCAATTATAAAGATGCGATCAACGAGGCTCTGTCCCAGGAAATGGCGCGTGACGAGAAGGTCATCGTCATTGGTCTGGACGTTGCCGGCGGCCGGGGAACCCAGGGAGTCATGGATGCCTGGGGTGGTGTTCTGGGGGTAACCAAGGGACTGTACGCGAAATACGGGGATCGTGTCATGGACACCCCCATCTCCGAATCCGCCTACATCGGCTCCGCCGTGGGCGCCGCCGCCTGCGGCATGCGTCCGGTGGTGGAGATGATGTTCGCCGACTTCCTGGGGGTCTGTTTCGACCAGCTGATGAACCAGGCGGCCAAATTCCGCTACATGTTCGGCGGCACGGCCGAGACGCCGGTTGTCTGTCGCATGATGTACGGCGGCGGTTTCCGTGGCGCTGCCCAGCACTCCCAGTGCCTGTACTCCATCTTCGCCCACATCCCGGGACTGAAGGTCGTGCTTCCCTCCACGCCTGCCGAGGCCAAGGGTCTCCTGATTCAGTCCATCCGTGACAACGACCCGGTCATCTTCATGGAGCACAAGGCGCTGTACGCCATGAAGGGCGAGGTCCCCGAGGAGAGCTACACCATCCCCTTCGGCCAGGCCAACATCGTCCGGGAGGGCAAAGACGTGACCATCGTGGCGCTGGGCCGCATGGTGCACATGGCCACCCAGGCTGCGGCCTCCCTGGCCAAGGCCGGTATCGAGTGTGAGGTGATCGACCCGCGCACCATCTCTCCGCTGGACACGGCCACGATCATCAAGAGTGTGGAGAAGACCGGCCGGCTGGTGGTGGTGGACGAATCCCACCCGCGCGCCAGCATGGCCGGCGACATCTCCTCGGTGGTTGCCCAGGAAGCCTTCGGCTCCCTGAAGGGAGCGATCAAGTTGGTGACCGCTCCGCACACTCCGGTACCGTTCAGCGATGTGCTGGAAGACCTCTACCTGCCCAATGCCGCAAAAATCGAGGCAGCGGTAAAGGCGATCATCTGA
- a CDS encoding dihydrolipoamide acetyltransferase family protein, which yields MTASVQELTMPKWGLTMEEGTLAKWLIDEGSQIEPGMAIAEVETDKIVNVMEANQSGVLAKQIADEGDVLPVGALIGVITQGDAAESAIADFIANFGSDEEAAPAEESACSAASDDIYCLTMPKWGLTMEEGTLVKWLIDEGTQIELGMSIAEVETDKIVNVLEATHAGILRRKIADEGDELPVGALLGVIADASVSDQAIDAFLAGGATETAAEDASVPAAEEPQAESAAAGQILDGSLPLEGMRAAISKTVTTSWTTIPHYMVTVAIDMGRAEALSSAQKQAGKRVSINDMLIKASALAIGKYPLINAAFSGKNITLHGDVNVAMAIGLEEGVIMPVIRECQKLPVQQIGERSRELVALAKEGKLGSAELSGGTFAISNMGMLGVEDFIAIVPPNLSAILAVGMVKDEPVVRDGQVVAARMMRVTVSADHRVHDGAYAAKFLGELKGILEAPETILA from the coding sequence ATGACTGCATCAGTACAGGAATTAACCATGCCCAAATGGGGGCTGACCATGGAAGAGGGCACCCTGGCCAAGTGGCTGATCGACGAGGGAAGCCAGATCGAACCGGGGATGGCTATTGCCGAGGTGGAGACCGACAAGATCGTCAACGTGATGGAGGCGAACCAGAGCGGTGTCCTGGCCAAGCAGATAGCCGATGAAGGCGATGTGCTGCCGGTGGGCGCGCTGATTGGCGTTATCACCCAAGGGGATGCCGCGGAAAGTGCCATCGCCGATTTTATCGCCAATTTCGGCTCTGATGAGGAAGCAGCGCCAGCGGAAGAGTCTGCCTGCAGCGCAGCATCCGATGACATCTACTGCCTGACCATGCCCAAGTGGGGGCTGACCATGGAAGAGGGGACCCTGGTCAAGTGGTTGATCGATGAGGGAACCCAGATCGAGCTGGGCATGTCCATCGCCGAGGTGGAGACCGACAAGATCGTCAACGTGCTCGAAGCCACCCACGCCGGTATCCTGAGACGCAAGATCGCCGATGAAGGGGACGAACTCCCTGTTGGCGCTCTGCTGGGAGTGATCGCCGATGCGTCTGTTTCCGACCAGGCCATTGACGCCTTCCTCGCCGGCGGGGCAACGGAGACGGCAGCGGAAGATGCCTCGGTGCCGGCAGCCGAGGAACCGCAGGCTGAATCGGCAGCAGCGGGACAGATCCTGGACGGCTCGCTGCCGCTGGAGGGGATGCGCGCGGCCATATCCAAGACCGTGACCACCTCATGGACGACCATCCCGCACTATATGGTGACGGTGGCCATCGACATGGGCAGGGCGGAGGCGCTGAGCAGCGCCCAGAAACAGGCCGGTAAGCGGGTCTCCATCAACGACATGCTGATCAAGGCATCGGCCCTGGCAATCGGCAAGTACCCCCTGATCAACGCCGCCTTTAGCGGCAAGAACATCACGCTGCACGGAGACGTGAACGTCGCCATGGCCATCGGTCTGGAAGAAGGAGTGATCATGCCGGTGATCAGGGAATGCCAGAAGCTCCCGGTCCAGCAAATCGGCGAGAGGAGCCGCGAACTGGTGGCACTCGCCAAGGAGGGCAAGCTGGGCAGCGCCGAATTGAGCGGTGGGACCTTCGCCATATCCAACATGGGGATGCTGGGGGTGGAGGATTTTATCGCCATCGTGCCGCCCAACCTGTCCGCTATCCTGGCCGTCGGCATGGTCAAGGACGAGCCGGTGGTGCGCGACGGCCAGGTGGTTGCTGCCCGCATGATGAGGGTGACCGTTTCCGCCGACCACCGGGTGCATGACGGCGCCTATGCCGCCAAATTCCTCGGTGAACTGAAGGGCATACTGGAAGCGCCGGAGACGATCCTGGCCTGA
- a CDS encoding alpha-ketoacid dehydrogenase subunit beta — MSRKLNYKDAINEALSQEMARDEKVIVIGLDVAGGRGTQGVMDAWGGVLGVTKGLYAKYGDRVMDTPISESAYIGSAVGAAACGMRPVVEMMFADFLGVCFDQLMNQAAKFRYMFGGTAETPVVCRMMYGGGFRGAAQHSQCLYSIFAHIPGLKVVLPSTPAEAKGLLIQSIRDNDPVIFMEHKALYAMKGEVPEESYTIPFGQANIVREGKDVTIVALGRMVHMATQAAASLAKAGIECEVIDPRTISPLDTATIIKSVEKTGRLVVVDESHPRASMAGDISSVVAQEAFGSLKGAIKLVTAPHTPVPFSDVLEDLYLPNAAKIEAAVKAIM, encoded by the coding sequence ATGTCGAGAAAACTCAATTATAAAGATGCGATCAACGAGGCTCTGTCCCAGGAAATGGCGCGTGACGAGAAGGTCATCGTCATTGGTCTGGACGTTGCCGGCGGCCGGGGAACCCAGGGAGTCATGGATGCCTGGGGTGGTGTTCTGGGGGTAACCAAGGGACTGTACGCGAAATACGGGGATCGTGTCATGGACACCCCCATCTCCGAATCCGCCTACATCGGCTCCGCCGTGGGCGCCGCCGCCTGCGGCATGCGTCCGGTGGTGGAGATGATGTTCGCCGACTTCCTGGGGGTCTGTTTCGACCAGCTGATGAACCAGGCGGCCAAATTCCGCTACATGTTCGGCGGCACGGCCGAGACGCCGGTTGTCTGTCGCATGATGTACGGCGGCGGTTTCCGTGGCGCTGCCCAGCACTCCCAGTGCCTGTACTCCATCTTCGCCCACATCCCGGGACTGAAGGTCGTGCTTCCCTCCACGCCTGCCGAGGCCAAGGGTCTCCTGATTCAGTCCATCCGTGACAACGACCCGGTCATCTTCATGGAGCACAAGGCGCTGTACGCCATGAAGGGCGAGGTCCCCGAGGAGAGCTACACCATCCCCTTCGGCCAGGCCAACATCGTCCGGGAGGGCAAAGACGTGACCATCGTGGCGCTGGGCCGCATGGTGCACATGGCCACCCAGGCTGCGGCCTCCCTGGCCAAGGCCGGTATCGAGTGTGAGGTGATCGACCCGCGCACCATCTCTCCGCTGGACACGGCCACGATCATCAAGAGTGTGGAGAAGACCGGCCGGCTGGTGGTGGTGGACGAATCCCACCCGCGCGCCAGCATGGCCGGCGACATCTCCTCGGTGGTTGCCCAGGAAGCCTTCGGCTCCCTGAAGGGAGCGATCAAGTTGGTGACCGCTCCGCACACTCCGGTACCGTTCAGCGATGTGCTGGAAGACCTCTACCTGCCCAATGCCGCAAAAATCGAGGCAGCGGTAAAGGCGATCATGTAG
- the lipA gene encoding lipoyl synthase gives MDVQPTTMRGAVKTAHLGTDVSLATKPLPKPEWLRGKSASTPDVERLVRILRDNRLHTVCEEASCPNLGECFRKGTATFMIMGDVCTRHCPFCNVAHGSPHELAADEPVNLARAVELLKLSYVVITSVTRDDLPDGGAGHYGACVRALRDLKRSLKVEILTPDFRGAVAVAFEELRMNLPDVFNHNLETVPRLYPRVRPQADYHGSLDLLLRFREQFDHVPTKSGLMLGLGETEQEVRDVMEELRRHRCDMLTLGQYMRPSPHHLPVERYVTPDEFERYRQFGLSIGFSHVESGPMVRSSYHADMQARELMLVN, from the coding sequence ATGGACGTACAACCAACAACGATGCGGGGAGCGGTGAAAACCGCCCATCTGGGAACGGATGTATCCCTTGCCACCAAGCCGTTGCCCAAGCCGGAGTGGCTGCGGGGAAAATCGGCCAGCACGCCGGATGTGGAGAGGTTGGTGAGGATCCTTCGGGACAACCGGCTGCACACGGTCTGCGAAGAGGCATCCTGCCCCAACCTGGGCGAATGCTTCCGCAAGGGGACCGCGACCTTCATGATCATGGGGGATGTGTGCACACGGCACTGCCCGTTCTGCAACGTGGCCCATGGCTCACCCCATGAGCTGGCGGCCGATGAGCCGGTCAATCTGGCCCGGGCCGTTGAACTCTTGAAATTGAGCTACGTGGTCATCACCTCGGTGACCAGGGATGATCTCCCTGACGGTGGCGCCGGCCATTACGGAGCCTGTGTCCGGGCCCTGCGGGACCTGAAGCGGAGCCTGAAGGTTGAAATACTGACTCCCGATTTTCGCGGTGCTGTGGCCGTGGCATTCGAAGAGCTGCGCATGAATCTCCCCGATGTGTTCAACCATAACCTGGAAACGGTGCCGCGCCTGTACCCCAGGGTGCGCCCCCAGGCCGATTATCATGGCTCTTTGGATCTGTTGCTCCGCTTCAGGGAACAGTTCGATCATGTCCCCACCAAATCCGGGCTGATGCTTGGCCTGGGTGAAACGGAGCAGGAAGTGCGGGATGTCATGGAAGAACTGCGCCGCCACCGCTGCGACATGCTGACCCTGGGGCAGTACATGCGACCCAGTCCGCATCATCTGCCGGTGGAGCGCTACGTCACCCCCGACGAATTCGAGCGTTACCGGCAGTTCGGGCTCTCCATCGGCTTTTCCCATGTGGAATCAGGCCCCATGGTGCGCTCGTCCTACCATGCGGACATGCAGGCACGGGAACTTATGCTGGTAAACTGA
- the lpdA gene encoding dihydrolipoyl dehydrogenase, with product MSEEVFDLVVLGAGPGGYVAAIRASQLGMKVAVVEPRPTMGGACLNEGCIPSKALLDSSEHFSMARDKFASHGVIVNPPKLDVAVMQARKADVVKKLTDGVAYLFKKNKVQVICGTGRIVRPVAGEPHCVEVTATGATQTVKARKVLLATGGVPVEVPTLPFDGTLIVSSKDALEFCSVPEHLIVVGAGYIGLELGSVWRRLGARVTVVEMMPKMLPFTDSEVTDALMKILKKQGVEFRMATSVTKVEKVGDKARVSLTAGGKTELVECDKILVAIGRKPVTAGLGLEDAGVAVNDKGRVEVDENYETSVAGIYAIGDLIPGPLLAHKASEEAVAFAERLTGMKSQVHYETIPGIAYTWPEAASVGKTEQALKEEQIPYAVGKFNFMGNGRARAMDETEGFVKILAHKENDKVLGIHIVGPRASDMIAEGVAVMVYGGTSHDIAAMFHAHPTLAEAIKEAALDVHKSAIHA from the coding sequence ATGAGTGAAGAGGTATTTGATCTTGTGGTGCTCGGAGCGGGACCGGGGGGCTATGTGGCCGCCATCCGCGCTTCCCAGCTGGGGATGAAGGTTGCCGTGGTGGAACCGCGGCCGACCATGGGGGGCGCCTGCCTGAACGAGGGGTGTATCCCCAGCAAGGCGCTGCTGGATTCCAGCGAGCATTTCTCCATGGCCCGCGACAAGTTCGCCAGCCACGGCGTTATCGTCAACCCGCCGAAACTGGACGTCGCCGTCATGCAGGCCCGCAAGGCCGATGTGGTCAAGAAACTCACCGACGGCGTCGCCTACCTGTTCAAGAAGAACAAGGTCCAGGTGATCTGCGGCACGGGCAGGATCGTTCGTCCCGTAGCAGGAGAGCCCCACTGCGTGGAGGTGACGGCCACGGGTGCCACCCAGACCGTCAAGGCCAGGAAAGTGCTGCTGGCAACGGGAGGGGTGCCGGTGGAGGTGCCCACGCTCCCCTTTGACGGCACGCTGATCGTCAGTTCCAAGGATGCCCTGGAGTTCTGTAGCGTACCGGAACACCTGATCGTGGTGGGCGCCGGTTATATCGGCCTGGAGTTGGGGTCGGTTTGGAGGCGCCTGGGGGCCAGGGTCACGGTTGTGGAGATGATGCCCAAGATGCTCCCCTTCACCGACAGCGAGGTCACGGACGCCCTGATGAAGATCCTGAAAAAACAGGGAGTGGAATTCCGCATGGCTACCAGCGTCACCAAGGTGGAGAAGGTCGGCGACAAGGCGCGGGTAAGCCTGACCGCCGGCGGCAAGACCGAGCTGGTGGAGTGCGACAAGATCCTGGTGGCCATCGGCAGGAAACCGGTCACGGCCGGGCTGGGTCTGGAAGACGCCGGCGTTGCGGTCAACGACAAGGGGCGCGTCGAGGTGGACGAAAACTACGAAACATCCGTGGCCGGTATCTACGCCATCGGTGACCTGATCCCGGGACCGCTGCTTGCCCACAAGGCATCGGAAGAGGCGGTGGCCTTTGCCGAACGCCTGACCGGTATGAAATCCCAGGTCCACTACGAAACCATTCCGGGCATCGCCTATACCTGGCCTGAGGCTGCCTCGGTGGGCAAGACCGAGCAGGCCCTGAAAGAGGAGCAGATCCCCTACGCCGTGGGCAAATTCAACTTCATGGGCAATGGCCGGGCTCGGGCCATGGATGAAACCGAGGGTTTCGTCAAGATCCTGGCCCACAAGGAGAACGATAAGGTTCTCGGCATCCACATCGTCGGGCCCCGGGCCTCGGACATGATCGCGGAAGGGGTGGCTGTCATGGTCTACGGCGGCACCTCCCACGACATCGCGGCCATGTTCCACGCCCATCCCACCCTGGCCGAAGCAATCAAGGAAGCTGCGCTTGACGTGCATAAATCAGCCATTCATGCCTGA
- the lipB gene encoding lipoyl(octanoyl) transferase LipB, producing MILNDLGVVDYAAAFSLQERIADGVYRNATPETLLLLEHHPVYTIGRAGCEENILDHSIQAIRISRGGDVTFHGPGQLVGYPLINLRPRGCDLRHYLRFLEELLISVVADFGVSAFRVPGKTGVWTDQGKLAAIGVGVRHWVTMHGFAMNVNNDLSSFERINPCGIATCPIASLERLCGCPIAMDEVKSRVAGRFQGLLDEWLPAAGAL from the coding sequence ATGATTCTGAATGATCTCGGTGTCGTCGACTATGCCGCCGCCTTCAGCCTACAGGAACGCATCGCTGATGGGGTGTACCGCAACGCCACGCCGGAGACGCTACTGCTTCTGGAGCACCATCCGGTCTACACCATCGGACGGGCCGGCTGCGAAGAAAACATCTTGGACCACTCCATCCAGGCCATCCGCATCAGCCGGGGCGGGGATGTCACCTTTCACGGGCCGGGGCAGCTGGTGGGCTATCCGCTGATCAACCTCAGGCCGCGGGGCTGCGATCTGCGGCATTACCTGAGGTTCCTGGAGGAACTGCTGATTTCGGTGGTGGCTGATTTTGGTGTCAGCGCTTTCCGGGTGCCGGGAAAAACCGGTGTCTGGACCGACCAGGGCAAGTTGGCCGCCATCGGTGTAGGCGTGCGTCACTGGGTTACCATGCACGGTTTTGCCATGAACGTGAACAACGACCTCTCCTCCTTTGAGCGCATCAATCCCTGCGGCATTGCCACCTGTCCCATCGCTTCCCTGGAGCGCCTCTGTGGCTGCCCGATTGCCATGGATGAGGTGAAGTCGCGCGTCGCCGGGCGCTTCCAGGGGCTGCTGGATGAGTGGCTCCCCGCAGCCGGAGCGCTGTAG